A window of the Roseburia sp. 831b genome harbors these coding sequences:
- a CDS encoding AAA family ATPase, whose protein sequence is MVVQEVKKAVKGKDDCIQKAFAAILAGGHILIEDVPGVGKTTLALAFSKAMELENHRVQFTPDVLPADILGFSMYQKQTGEFVYHPGTIMCNLFLADEINRTSPKTQSALLEVMEEGNVTVDGVSRSVPDPFIVMATQNPKGSAGTQMLPESQLDRFMICMSMGYPDAKSEIEIAKGRTTGSMINKIVPVMSAVELSRMRQVCEEIYLHDAIYEYMVNLITQTRENPYIELGVSPRGMIALARMVKAHAFLQGRNYGIPEDVEQVFLDVTRHRIVLNTKARVTQVTEESVLQKILEDTAKPTVYKERAGRHE, encoded by the coding sequence ATGGTTGTGCAAGAGGTAAAGAAGGCAGTGAAGGGAAAGGATGACTGCATCCAAAAGGCGTTTGCTGCAATTCTTGCAGGTGGTCATATTCTGATTGAGGATGTGCCGGGAGTAGGAAAGACGACGTTAGCGCTTGCGTTTTCAAAAGCGATGGAACTTGAAAATCATAGGGTACAGTTTACGCCGGACGTATTGCCCGCCGATATTTTGGGATTTTCCATGTATCAGAAGCAGACGGGGGAATTTGTGTATCATCCGGGTACCATCATGTGTAATCTTTTTCTTGCGGATGAAATCAATCGTACTTCGCCAAAGACGCAGTCGGCGCTTCTTGAGGTAATGGAGGAAGGAAATGTGACGGTGGACGGGGTCAGCCGAAGTGTTCCGGACCCTTTTATTGTGATGGCAACACAGAATCCAAAGGGAAGTGCGGGAACGCAGATGCTGCCGGAATCCCAGTTAGACCGTTTTATGATTTGTATGAGTATGGGCTATCCAGATGCAAAGAGTGAGATTGAGATTGCAAAAGGAAGGACAACCGGCTCTATGATAAATAAGATTGTGCCAGTTATGAGCGCAGTGGAATTAAGCCGTATGAGACAGGTGTGTGAGGAAATTTATTTACATGATGCGATTTATGAATATATGGTAAATCTGATTACGCAGACAAGAGAAAATCCATACATAGAGTTAGGAGTCAGCCCGCGAGGAATGATTGCGCTCGCCAGAATGGTCAAAGCACATGCTTTTTTGCAGGGAAGAAATTATGGAATTCCAGAGGATGTCGAGCAGGTCTTTTTGGATGTGACAAGACATCGAATCGTGCTAAATACAAAAGCGAGAGTGACACAGGTGACGGAAGAGAGTGTGTTGCAAAAGATATTAGAGGATACCGCAAAACCGACCGTATACAAAGAAAGAGCAGGACGTCATGAGTAG
- a CDS encoding DUF58 domain-containing protein — MSSFFIFSILFAVILYAAILYGSKALAALFFAGICYVLFAYIGLFFQLKKVKTTIVVPIATGEKEKKLTVLLKTTNKGKYPIQKLAYRIKITHSLSGCSYKKRLYGSAAPKKQTTLPTTACGSMSGAYEVKLCRLRIYDMTGFFYLSKACDEFAQFQIMPELMPVNVTVGQAARHFMGETDVYEDKGGGTDQSELYQIREFRDGDKIQSIHWKMSAKMDELMVRENKLPRGCAVVLLLDAGNRKKTKEQRTEAFLQLGASISFCLLEEKCPHYIAWYSGKENQIVRIRVEKEEDFYLFLMQYFAEKPGVCEANLREEYRRKYRMETYVTDLYLNQELRIEKNGEFLTKLSDASLEKECEELDLIV, encoded by the coding sequence ATGAGTAGTTTTTTTATCTTTAGCATTTTGTTTGCCGTGATTTTATATGCAGCGATTCTGTATGGGAGCAAGGCATTGGCGGCACTCTTTTTCGCTGGAATCTGCTATGTCCTGTTTGCTTATATAGGGCTTTTTTTCCAATTGAAAAAGGTAAAAACTACAATTGTAGTTCCGATTGCAACGGGGGAGAAAGAAAAGAAGCTTACAGTCTTATTAAAGACGACAAACAAGGGAAAATATCCAATTCAAAAGCTTGCCTACCGGATAAAAATAACACATTCACTCTCAGGATGTTCCTATAAGAAAAGACTATATGGTTCGGCAGCACCTAAGAAGCAGACCACGCTTCCTACAACAGCCTGCGGGTCGATGAGCGGGGCTTATGAGGTGAAGCTTTGCCGTCTGCGCATTTATGACATGACGGGATTTTTCTATCTCTCAAAAGCATGTGATGAGTTTGCGCAGTTTCAGATTATGCCGGAGCTTATGCCGGTAAATGTAACAGTAGGACAGGCTGCCCGCCATTTTATGGGGGAGACGGATGTGTATGAGGATAAAGGCGGTGGAACAGACCAGTCGGAACTGTATCAGATCAGAGAGTTTCGGGATGGCGATAAAATCCAGAGCATTCACTGGAAAATGTCAGCCAAAATGGACGAGCTTATGGTGAGGGAGAACAAGCTGCCACGCGGCTGTGCGGTCGTATTGTTGTTGGATGCTGGAAACAGGAAAAAGACAAAAGAACAAAGGACAGAGGCATTTTTGCAGCTGGGTGCGTCGATTTCTTTTTGCCTGCTAGAAGAAAAGTGTCCACATTACATTGCATGGTACAGTGGAAAAGAGAACCAGATTGTGCGTATCCGTGTGGAAAAAGAAGAGGATTTCTATCTGTTTCTGATGCAGTATTTTGCAGAAAAGCCAGGTGTGTGTGAAGCGAATCTGCGCGAGGAATATCGAAGAAAATACCGGATGGAGACTTATGTGACGGATTTGTATCTCAACCAGGAATTGCGCATCGAAAAGAATGGAGAATTTTTAACAAAACTTTCGGATGCTTCACTGGAAAAAGAATGTGAGGAATTAGACCTTATCGTATAA
- a CDS encoding transglutaminase-like domain-containing protein, translated as MRQNKKKKWVRMEPQQQKQAKQGSIWCSLEKGICLLLVFLGTILMYRDVTKGTGSGIGSLLAGGVFLLLLAFSYDRWQGNKKITYITTIVIAIAALWFRKAIGSGFIDLCNHWIGLVNDYYDEQFLLLSEEAAKSANSSVFAVFLFACLAFFLADFAIQKKSWTALWIPGMIVILAGLCVGYAPGEVGLFLFLAGVFGMRPYCKKRKEGALPAKQCLKMSATLGVTVLCLGGLVFSLGASPIQKVVKLQADVLAKQKYFEQVISSGELFSFFQGDYQEVTNKKPYYTEREVLTLTTDAKPKNSVYLRGKVGDTYQDGRWGNEGEDAFERESKNWKIASQEDIANALYEMPYESQGSDGAKITYTIAYQATGDRLAYLPYLTLLSPAKEPVTVNGDGTVQRTSKKEQAVSGINYDNVFDFVGSASAGKEQQELDETYRNFCERYLEVPQNLDELDALGQELNTVLQDLKDKGAGQMEVELAAICMVRDAVNSRVTYDLDLDAVPQGKDVVENFLFHSGKGYCTHYASAGTLLFRELGIPARYVTGYVVERDEFEREQNKQYVAGVKDSASHAWVEVYLENIGWFPIEMISGFDDQLDSMHLVQNQYGDYAIWYENQYKITSVQRLTGYERDMDVESWDNPVSTYENLNKKAQDMDALAAEQTGETQTTERETANQENTKSDIKNAMSEAENGKYSANDTRSGTGSNVRQQGDEESGTAGGANRNDAAGNTQNSRWIFVFLLNFFIAITVVVVAIIIWKARVCAIERACKQRDTRKAVKNISKQLYLQMKRKHLLPAKKLDDAQFFKALENADASFSKEEIARLKEIIKRAAYSNEAIEVTEAKFCYGIYLRLKKHPKKKA; from the coding sequence ATGAGACAAAATAAAAAGAAGAAATGGGTTCGTATGGAGCCGCAACAGCAAAAGCAGGCGAAACAGGGCAGCATCTGGTGCAGTCTTGAAAAAGGCATCTGCCTGCTGTTGGTTTTTCTTGGGACTATTTTGATGTATCGGGATGTTACAAAAGGAACGGGAAGCGGCATTGGAAGCCTTTTGGCAGGAGGAGTATTTTTGCTGCTGCTTGCTTTTTCCTATGACAGGTGGCAGGGGAACAAGAAGATTACCTATATAACTACAATTGTCATTGCAATTGCTGCCCTGTGGTTTCGAAAAGCAATTGGTTCTGGATTTATAGACCTGTGCAACCACTGGATTGGGCTGGTCAATGATTATTATGATGAACAGTTTTTGTTGCTGTCAGAGGAGGCGGCAAAAAGTGCCAATTCTTCGGTGTTTGCCGTGTTCCTTTTCGCGTGTCTTGCCTTTTTCCTGGCAGATTTCGCGATTCAAAAGAAAAGCTGGACAGCACTCTGGATTCCTGGAATGATAGTGATACTTGCGGGCTTGTGTGTCGGATATGCACCAGGGGAAGTGGGATTGTTCCTTTTTTTAGCCGGAGTCTTTGGAATGCGTCCTTATTGTAAGAAAAGAAAGGAAGGTGCCCTTCCGGCAAAACAATGTCTGAAGATGAGTGCCACATTGGGCGTTACGGTGCTTTGTCTGGGAGGTCTTGTCTTTTCCCTTGGGGCATCGCCCATCCAAAAAGTGGTGAAGCTGCAGGCGGATGTCCTGGCAAAACAAAAATATTTTGAACAGGTCATAAGCAGTGGCGAGCTGTTTTCTTTTTTTCAGGGGGATTATCAGGAGGTAACCAACAAAAAACCATATTATACGGAGCGGGAAGTGCTGACGCTTACGACGGATGCCAAGCCAAAAAATTCAGTCTATCTAAGAGGCAAGGTGGGAGATACCTATCAGGATGGCCGATGGGGGAACGAAGGGGAAGATGCGTTTGAACGTGAGAGCAAAAACTGGAAGATTGCATCGCAGGAAGATATTGCAAACGCACTTTATGAGATGCCTTATGAAAGCCAGGGAAGCGATGGGGCGAAGATAACTTACACAATCGCCTATCAGGCGACAGGGGACCGCCTTGCGTATCTGCCATATCTGACACTTCTTTCTCCGGCAAAAGAGCCGGTTACGGTAAACGGGGATGGAACGGTTCAAAGAACCTCAAAGAAAGAGCAGGCGGTAAGCGGAATCAACTATGATAACGTCTTTGATTTTGTAGGCAGTGCATCGGCGGGAAAAGAGCAACAGGAGTTAGACGAGACTTACCGGAACTTCTGCGAGAGATATCTGGAGGTGCCGCAGAATCTGGACGAGCTGGATGCTCTGGGGCAGGAGTTAAACACGGTGCTGCAGGACTTAAAGGATAAGGGTGCCGGGCAGATGGAGGTCGAGCTTGCTGCAATCTGTATGGTGCGGGATGCAGTGAATAGCCGTGTCACCTATGACCTTGATTTGGATGCCGTTCCACAGGGAAAAGACGTAGTGGAGAATTTTCTGTTTCATTCTGGAAAAGGTTATTGTACTCACTATGCAAGTGCAGGAACATTGCTTTTTCGTGAGTTAGGAATCCCGGCAAGATATGTGACCGGGTACGTGGTTGAGCGGGACGAATTTGAACGGGAGCAGAACAAGCAATATGTGGCGGGCGTAAAAGACAGCGCAAGCCATGCCTGGGTCGAAGTTTATCTGGAAAATATCGGCTGGTTTCCAATTGAGATGATATCGGGATTTGATGACCAGTTAGATTCCATGCATCTGGTTCAAAACCAATATGGGGACTATGCAATCTGGTATGAAAATCAATATAAAATAACATCCGTACAAAGACTGACCGGATATGAGCGCGATATGGATGTGGAGTCCTGGGACAATCCGGTTTCAACCTATGAAAACCTGAACAAGAAGGCGCAGGATATGGATGCACTTGCAGCAGAACAGACCGGAGAAACACAGACAACGGAGCGTGAGACAGCCAATCAGGAAAACACAAAGTCTGATATTAAGAACGCCATGTCGGAGGCAGAAAACGGGAAGTACAGCGCAAACGATACGAGGTCTGGGACGGGAAGTAATGTAAGACAGCAAGGAGACGAAGAGTCGGGAACTGCCGGAGGAGCGAATAGAAACGATGCGGCCGGGAACACGCAAAATAGCCGCTGGATTTTTGTTTTCCTGTTGAATTTCTTTATTGCAATTACAGTTGTAGTTGTAGCTATTATCATATGGAAAGCAAGGGTATGTGCAATTGAGCGGGCGTGCAAACAAAGAGATACCAGAAAAGCCGTGAAGAATATTTCAAAGCAGCTTTATCTTCAAATGAAACGAAAACATCTTTTGCCAGCGAAAAAGCTGGATGACGCACAATTTTTTAAAGCGTTAGAGAACGCAGACGCTTCTTTTTCCAAGGAAGAGATTGCGCGGTTAAAAGAAATTATAAAACGGGCAGCATATAGCAATGAGGCAATAGAAGTGACAGAGGCAAAGTTCTGCTATGGCATTTATCTGCGGCTGAAAAAGCATCCAAAGAAAAAAGCGTAA
- the clpX gene encoding ATP-dependent Clp protease ATP-binding subunit ClpX → MSEFDKDEFKEVTDMEETIDQNTKNESTKEKTDSATTQETSGGNADAATTQETSGEKEEYEEVCYICRRPEHIAGKMIQIQNEIYICRDCMQKTFDSMNHAPFPMGDMLNLGNDKMPNISMINLSDLQGFVPNNQRLKKKDKEKKKEPVLDIKAIPAPHKIKASLDEYVVGQDYAKKVMSVAVYNHYKRIANQNVDDVEIEKSNMLMIGPTGCGKTYLVKTLARLLDVPLAITDATSLTEAGYIGDDIESVVSKLLAAAGNDVEKAERGIIFIDEIDKIAKKKNTNQRDVSGESVQQGMLKLLEGAEVEVPVGASSKNAMVPMTTVNTKNILFICGGAFPDLEEIIKERLNKTSSIGFQADLKDKYDKQENLLKEVTVEDVRKFGMIPEFLGRLPIMFTLDALSEEMLVRILKEPKNAIIRQYQKLLEMDEVKLEFDEDALYAIAKKAKEKDVGARALRAIIEEFMLDIMYEIPKDDNIGSVTITKDYIEKKGGPLIAMRGYDALPEKEA, encoded by the coding sequence ATGTCAGAATTTGATAAAGATGAATTCAAAGAAGTAACCGATATGGAAGAAACGATAGATCAGAATACAAAGAACGAGTCCACAAAAGAGAAGACAGATTCTGCTACAACACAGGAGACATCCGGTGGGAATGCCGATGCTGCTACAACACAGGAGACATCCGGTGAGAAGGAAGAGTACGAGGAAGTCTGCTATATTTGCAGACGCCCGGAGCATATTGCCGGCAAAATGATTCAGATTCAGAATGAGATTTACATCTGCCGCGACTGTATGCAAAAGACATTTGACAGCATGAATCATGCACCGTTTCCAATGGGCGATATGTTAAATCTTGGAAATGACAAGATGCCAAACATCAGCATGATTAATCTGTCAGACCTTCAGGGATTTGTGCCGAACAACCAGCGCCTGAAGAAGAAAGATAAGGAAAAAAAGAAAGAGCCTGTACTTGATATCAAGGCAATTCCTGCGCCACATAAGATTAAGGCATCCTTAGACGAATATGTCGTAGGACAGGACTACGCGAAGAAGGTAATGTCCGTTGCGGTTTACAATCATTACAAGCGAATTGCAAACCAGAACGTGGATGATGTTGAGATTGAGAAGTCCAACATGCTGATGATTGGACCAACCGGATGCGGTAAAACTTATCTGGTAAAGACCCTGGCGCGCCTTTTGGATGTGCCGCTTGCAATCACAGATGCAACATCCCTGACAGAAGCAGGATACATCGGCGATGATATCGAAAGCGTTGTCAGCAAGCTTTTAGCTGCAGCAGGAAATGATGTGGAAAAGGCAGAGCGAGGCATCATTTTCATCGATGAGATTGACAAGATTGCCAAGAAAAAGAATACAAACCAGCGTGATGTCAGTGGCGAGTCCGTGCAGCAGGGAATGTTGAAATTGTTAGAAGGAGCTGAGGTTGAAGTGCCGGTTGGCGCAAGCAGCAAGAATGCTATGGTTCCAATGACAACTGTAAATACAAAGAACATTCTTTTTATCTGTGGTGGTGCTTTCCCAGACTTAGAAGAAATCATCAAAGAGCGTTTGAATAAAACATCTTCGATCGGATTCCAGGCAGATTTGAAGGATAAATATGACAAGCAGGAGAATCTGTTGAAAGAGGTAACGGTTGAGGATGTGCGTAAATTCGGTATGATTCCTGAATTTTTAGGACGTCTTCCCATTATGTTTACATTGGATGCACTCAGCGAGGAGATGCTGGTACGCATCTTAAAAGAGCCAAAGAACGCGATTATCCGCCAGTACCAGAAGCTTCTTGAGATGGACGAGGTAAAATTGGAGTTCGACGAGGATGCACTCTATGCCATCGCCAAGAAAGCCAAAGAAAAAGATGTTGGAGCCAGAGCACTTCGTGCCATCATCGAGGAATTCATGCTGGATATCATGTATGAGATTCCAAAGGACGACAACATCGGTTCTGTCACCATTACCAAGGATTACATTGAGAAAAAGGGTGGTCCACTCATTGCGATGAGAGGATATGATGCACTCCCGGAGAAGGAAGCATAA
- a CDS encoding glycoside hydrolase family 3 protein, with translation MTQTNKKIGVPLEGFAELARKVAAEGAVLLENQGNVLPVQKGETVSIFGRCQIDYYRSGTGSGGAVNVAYTTNLLGSMRLAQGISVNETLAATYEAWHKEHPFDNGGGGWAAEPWHQAEMPLTDELVDAASRQSDKALIVIGRTAGEDQDNAAESGSYLLTPEEKEMIAQVTRYFSKTAVILNVPNIIDMSFVHDASYVHPIGAVLYAWQGGQEGGNGIADVITGVVTPGGKLTDTIAASIEDYPSTKNYGGEDQNLYQEDIYVGYRYFETFAPDKVLYEFGYGMSYTTFSIDGLCAALSSDETITVTATVTNTGDTYSGKEVVQVYYEAPQGKLGKPVRQLAGFAKTSLLAPKESETVTITSPLSTMASYDDSGVTGHPYCYVLEDGEYRLFAGSSVRKTTLVPFVEDSAVTLKDSAAAISFNGTSIHVAEDSIFLGATTVVEELEQALAPTENFKRLRPGAKRSDGSYEPASEEVPRMQYSLRERIESRLPKALPITGNKCITLHDAADGKATLDDFIAQLNEEELATIVRGEGMCSTKVTPGTASCFGGVGDSLFSYGIPLACCADGPSGIRMEGGLKATQLPIGTLQAATWNPALIEELYVMEGKELLRNEIDSLLGPGLNIRRNPLNGRNFEYFSEDPFVTGTFTSATVRGIHKGGATATMKHFAGNNQESNRSVVNSVISERALREIYLKGFEMGVKEGGARSIMTSYNPLNGHWCASNYDLCTTILRKEWGFDGIVMTDWWAKMNSCVDGGDADRTSTNFMVRAGNDLYMVVNNDGAELNASNDNTLPSLANGTLTIGELQRCARHICSFLMQAPVFGRKQTFDEFSVTIAPTDKEPEKVDFLLKNAAPTDAVLSLLASDSSRQTAALQKNVFLPSFTDSVWLEVKEGGDFLLVANTMSQEDVLAQSTVTILLNDSNLCTINTNGTLGQWMTHKLGRVHLDAGFYKLHTNVVKSGMQIGYLALKPIAKKARV, from the coding sequence ATGACTCAGACAAATAAAAAGATTGGCGTCCCTTTGGAGGGATTTGCAGAATTAGCACGAAAAGTCGCAGCGGAAGGAGCTGTTTTACTGGAAAACCAAGGAAATGTTCTTCCGGTTCAAAAAGGGGAAACCGTCTCTATCTTCGGCCGCTGCCAGATTGACTATTATCGCAGCGGAACCGGTTCCGGCGGTGCTGTCAATGTTGCATACACGACAAACTTATTAGGCAGCATGCGCCTGGCACAGGGGATTTCTGTGAATGAAACACTTGCTGCCACTTACGAAGCATGGCACAAAGAACATCCTTTTGACAACGGTGGCGGCGGCTGGGCTGCAGAACCATGGCACCAGGCTGAGATGCCTTTGACCGATGAGCTGGTCGATGCGGCAAGCAGACAGTCCGATAAGGCTTTGATCGTGATTGGACGTACTGCCGGTGAGGATCAGGACAACGCTGCCGAAAGCGGAAGTTATTTACTGACACCAGAGGAAAAAGAAATGATTGCGCAGGTAACACGCTATTTTTCCAAAACGGCTGTCATCTTAAATGTTCCAAACATCATCGATATGAGTTTTGTTCACGATGCTTCCTATGTTCACCCAATCGGAGCGGTTCTCTACGCTTGGCAGGGTGGCCAGGAAGGCGGAAACGGCATTGCAGATGTAATTACAGGTGTAGTTACGCCTGGTGGAAAACTGACCGATACGATTGCCGCTTCCATCGAGGACTATCCATCCACCAAAAATTACGGTGGGGAAGACCAAAATCTTTATCAGGAAGATATTTATGTCGGCTACCGCTATTTTGAGACCTTTGCGCCTGATAAGGTACTTTACGAATTTGGATACGGCATGTCTTACACCACTTTTTCCATCGACGGGCTGTGTGCTGCCCTCTCCTCTGATGAAACAATCACAGTAACTGCAACCGTCACAAACACTGGCGACACTTATTCTGGAAAAGAAGTGGTACAGGTCTACTATGAAGCACCTCAGGGAAAGCTTGGAAAGCCGGTTCGACAACTTGCTGGATTTGCCAAAACCTCTCTTTTGGCACCAAAGGAATCCGAAACGGTGACGATTACGTCTCCGCTCTCTACTATGGCATCCTATGATGACAGCGGCGTGACCGGACATCCTTACTGTTACGTTTTAGAGGACGGGGAATACCGCCTTTTTGCCGGTAGCAGTGTAAGAAAGACAACCCTGGTTCCATTTGTGGAAGATTCTGCTGTTACATTAAAGGATTCTGCTGCCGCAATTTCTTTCAACGGAACCTCTATCCACGTGGCGGAGGATTCTATTTTCCTCGGCGCAACTACGGTTGTAGAGGAATTGGAGCAGGCGCTTGCCCCAACGGAAAATTTCAAGCGTCTCCGCCCTGGAGCCAAACGCTCTGATGGTTCTTATGAGCCTGCATCCGAAGAAGTACCAAGAATGCAGTATTCTCTTCGTGAGCGTATCGAAAGCCGTCTGCCGAAAGCGCTTCCAATCACCGGGAACAAATGCATCACTTTACATGATGCCGCAGATGGGAAAGCGACTCTGGATGATTTTATCGCACAGTTAAATGAAGAAGAACTTGCAACCATCGTCCGTGGCGAGGGAATGTGCAGCACTAAGGTAACGCCCGGAACAGCTTCCTGCTTTGGCGGCGTCGGCGATAGTCTCTTTTCCTATGGCATTCCTCTTGCATGTTGTGCTGACGGTCCTTCCGGTATCCGTATGGAAGGTGGGCTGAAAGCGACCCAGCTTCCGATTGGAACCTTGCAGGCAGCAACCTGGAACCCTGCACTGATTGAAGAACTCTATGTGATGGAAGGAAAAGAACTGCTGCGCAACGAGATTGATTCCCTGCTTGGACCTGGACTTAACATTCGAAGAAACCCGTTGAACGGACGTAACTTCGAATATTTTTCCGAGGACCCATTTGTAACCGGCACCTTCACCTCCGCTACCGTGCGCGGTATTCATAAGGGTGGTGCTACCGCTACCATGAAACATTTTGCGGGAAATAATCAGGAAAGCAACCGTTCCGTAGTCAACTCGGTCATCTCTGAGCGCGCTTTAAGAGAAATCTATCTAAAGGGCTTTGAGATGGGCGTAAAAGAAGGTGGCGCACGCTCCATCATGACCTCTTACAATCCATTAAATGGTCATTGGTGTGCTTCCAATTATGATCTTTGTACCACAATTTTACGAAAAGAATGGGGATTTGACGGAATCGTCATGACCGACTGGTGGGCAAAAATGAACTCTTGTGTGGATGGCGGTGACGCGGATCGAACCTCCACAAACTTTATGGTGCGTGCCGGAAACGACCTTTACATGGTAGTCAACAACGACGGCGCTGAATTAAATGCCTCCAACGACAATACGCTTCCATCCCTTGCCAATGGAACCCTTACCATCGGGGAATTGCAGCGCTGTGCCAGACACATTTGCAGCTTTTTAATGCAGGCACCGGTATTTGGACGCAAACAGACTTTTGACGAATTCTCCGTCACCATTGCTCCAACCGATAAGGAACCGGAAAAAGTAGATTTTCTTTTAAAAAATGCTGCTCCGACGGATGCCGTACTCTCTCTTTTAGCATCCGATTCCAGCAGACAGACCGCCGCTTTGCAGAAAAATGTCTTTCTTCCTTCTTTTACCGATTCTGTCTGGTTAGAAGTGAAAGAAGGCGGTGACTTCCTCTTGGTCGCAAACACGATGTCGCAAGAGGATGTCCTCGCACAAAGCACCGTTACGATTTTATTAAACGATTCCAACCTGTGTACCATCAACACCAACGGAACCCTTGGCCAGTGGATGACGCACAAACTTGGAAGAGTTCATCTGGATGCTGGTTTTTATAAACTGCATACAAACGTAGTTAAATCTGGCATGCAGATTGGGTATCTTGCCTTGAAACCAATTGCAAAAAAAGCCCGCGTCTAA
- a CDS encoding AraC family transcriptional regulator codes for MYFEEEKPKTEDGQTSHIVCHIQYVSGTGTVYPAHYHSYIEMLYATSGEYEVTLSGKQYRFVKGDMVLINSREVHQIDCKKKSGGEYLVIRFEPEILYSSVFDNDKELQYILPFLFEDAGHQKVIRAAELEESFVPKLVWQIYKEYEEKEYAYEFAMKTGISEIFLWVLRYFHRKGNTFSISDQNRKAMLRRLQPCLDYVEKHYEEELRSDEMSKVCQMSDSYFSRMFHAHMGRTFHDYVNYIRIREAEKMLLTSQKNVTEVAGDVGFSSSSYFIKQFRLQKGISPKQFQKQFGVKMS; via the coding sequence ATGTATTTTGAGGAAGAAAAACCGAAAACAGAGGACGGGCAGACCTCTCACATCGTTTGCCATATACAGTATGTTTCAGGCACCGGAACGGTTTATCCGGCTCACTATCATTCCTACATTGAGATGCTTTATGCAACAAGCGGGGAGTATGAGGTGACACTGAGCGGAAAACAATACAGATTTGTCAAAGGAGATATGGTATTAATCAACAGCAGGGAAGTGCACCAGATTGACTGTAAGAAAAAAAGTGGCGGAGAGTATCTCGTCATCCGTTTTGAGCCGGAAATTCTATATAGCAGCGTGTTTGATAATGATAAGGAATTGCAGTATATCCTGCCGTTTTTGTTCGAGGACGCCGGTCACCAGAAGGTCATTCGTGCAGCGGAACTGGAAGAGTCGTTTGTTCCAAAGCTGGTCTGGCAGATTTACAAGGAATACGAGGAAAAAGAATATGCGTATGAGTTTGCGATGAAAACCGGAATCAGTGAGATATTTCTGTGGGTGCTTCGGTACTTCCACCGGAAGGGAAATACATTTTCCATCTCGGACCAGAACCGGAAGGCGATGCTTCGCAGATTACAGCCATGCCTGGATTATGTGGAAAAACATTACGAGGAGGAGCTTCGCTCGGATGAGATGTCGAAAGTCTGTCAGATGAGTGACAGCTATTTTTCCAGGATGTTCCATGCGCACATGGGAAGAACATTTCATGATTATGTAAACTATATTCGCATTCGCGAGGCAGAAAAAATGCTGCTTACTTCGCAAAAAAATGTGACCGAGGTTGCCGGAGACGTCGGCTTTTCCTCGTCGAGTTATTTTATCAAGCAGTTCCGCTTGCAAAAGGGAATCTCGCCGAAACAGTTTCAGAAACAATTTGGTGTAAAAATGTCATAA